Proteins encoded by one window of Streptomyces clavuligerus:
- a CDS encoding ISAzo13-like element ISScl2 family transposase produces MEAIEDIAVALAAKFTVLLPHLDERQRRLLLAAEARSIGHGGIRLVARAAGVREATVSLGVTELDSGEAPLGRVRRVGGGRKRVVDLDPGLRPALLALVEPDVRGDPMSPLRWTTKSTRHLAAELTRQGHRISADTVADVLREEGFSLQGNAKVIEGKQHPDRDGQFRYINDQAKDHQAVGDPVISVDTKKKEVVGPLKNGGREWRPAGDPERVSTHDFPDRELGKAVPYGIYDLAANTGWVSVGTDHDTAAFAVESIRRWWKARGTQDYPQARRLLITADAGGSNGYRTRAWKAELASLALETGLHITVCHFPPGTSKWNRIEHRLFSHITMNWRGRPLTSHEVIVQSIAATTTRTGLKVHAELDSATYATGVRVVDRQLDALPLARHEWHGDWNYTLRPEEYCRDGTPPIPPQDLPGPDRAWLVHPDLTGLQPDQWDRLITQLRAARELQREEDLHQRRGGDRQKVPAAGLYTGRRPGLTLVDRLLATILYQRFKLPQVVIAPLFTVTPVTLNRAISQTRRLLDQIGHTIEPATTPLATLDDLAHLAARLDTAPTTKIKTAS; encoded by the coding sequence ATGGAAGCGATCGAAGACATAGCGGTGGCGCTGGCGGCGAAGTTCACGGTGCTGTTGCCGCATCTGGATGAGCGCCAGCGCCGTCTGCTGCTGGCGGCCGAGGCCCGGTCGATCGGTCATGGCGGAATCAGGCTGGTCGCCCGTGCCGCTGGCGTGCGCGAGGCAACGGTGTCACTGGGCGTCACCGAGCTGGACTCCGGAGAGGCCCCCTTGGGGCGGGTACGCCGGGTCGGTGGTGGCCGCAAGCGGGTGGTCGACCTGGACCCGGGACTACGCCCGGCACTGCTGGCCCTGGTGGAACCGGACGTGCGGGGCGACCCGATGTCACCCTTGCGTTGGACGACGAAGTCCACCCGCCATTTGGCCGCCGAGCTCACCCGCCAGGGCCACCGGATATCCGCTGACACCGTCGCCGACGTGCTGCGCGAGGAAGGCTTCAGCCTCCAGGGCAACGCCAAGGTCATCGAAGGCAAGCAGCACCCCGACCGGGACGGACAGTTCCGCTACATCAACGACCAGGCCAAGGACCACCAGGCGGTCGGCGATCCCGTGATCAGCGTCGATACGAAGAAGAAGGAGGTCGTGGGTCCGTTGAAGAACGGCGGCAGGGAGTGGCGGCCCGCAGGCGACCCCGAGCGGGTCAGCACCCATGACTTCCCGGACAGGGAACTCGGCAAGGCCGTGCCCTACGGCATCTACGACCTCGCCGCGAACACCGGCTGGGTCAGCGTCGGCACTGACCACGACACCGCTGCCTTCGCCGTCGAATCCATCCGCCGCTGGTGGAAAGCCCGCGGCACGCAGGACTACCCGCAGGCCAGGCGCCTGCTCATCACCGCCGACGCCGGCGGATCCAACGGCTACCGCACCCGCGCCTGGAAAGCTGAACTCGCCTCCCTGGCACTGGAAACAGGCCTGCACATCACTGTCTGTCACTTTCCTCCGGGCACGTCTAAATGGAACCGGATCGAGCACCGGCTGTTCTCCCACATCACCATGAACTGGCGCGGCAGGCCTCTAACGAGCCACGAGGTCATCGTGCAGTCCATCGCCGCGACCACCACCCGCACCGGCCTGAAAGTCCACGCCGAACTCGACAGCGCCACCTACGCCACCGGAGTCCGCGTCGTCGACCGGCAACTGGACGCTCTTCCCCTGGCCCGTCATGAGTGGCACGGCGACTGGAATTACACCCTCCGCCCCGAGGAATACTGCCGGGACGGCACCCCGCCCATCCCACCCCAGGACCTACCCGGCCCCGACCGCGCCTGGCTCGTCCACCCGGACCTGACCGGCCTGCAGCCCGACCAGTGGGACCGGCTGATCACCCAGCTGAGAGCCGCCCGCGAACTCCAGCGGGAAGAAGACCTCCACCAACGACGCGGCGGAGACCGGCAGAAAGTACCCGCCGCCGGCCTGTACACGGGCCGGCGCCCCGGTCTCACCCTCGTCGACCGGCTCCTCGCCACCATCCTCTACCAGCGGTTCAAGCTCCCCCAGGTCGTCATCGCCCCGCTCTTCACCGTCACACCCGTGACCCTCAACCGCGCCATCAGCCAGACCCGTCGGCTCCTGGACCAGATCGGACACACCATCGAACCCGCCACCACCCCACTGGCCACCCTGGACGACCTTGCACACCTCGCCGCCCGCCTCGACACCGCCCCCACGACAAAGATCAAGACAGCGAGTTAA
- a CDS encoding Shedu anti-phage system protein SduA domain-containing protein, with amino-acid sequence MAIFRSSFSLKIMVEEARKLTEHAGVHERIDTVLRIMGEGYGGTYGKGRPLVNALEDVAQACLLHEEFPLAQRFQRFAGYAGGKLFLDTVEHYYDAKARQRSEEFMRRMAAMGSDRAVSALEALCAENPDASVTDALALFRGIARSTNHLSIGDGEGGIQLPAKYLKRLQQFGHMELILRDLPRPASAETARMMNEFLEDADAGMLAQLLELRARRAGLASLRAAVDRPDSSETVIHACLKNQEWIFGGAFVSELARRQYTPDTILDIPLLRGDGSLHVVELKRANIEKLAIRPSGQLMLGAPVHHAVSQTQNYLRILDEGRETILARYGVDTRRASATVVIGHSQYVSGGVTPQEVADTLRTYNTHLARIEVITYETLLESAERMLALSSAEHVSGQAEGYTA; translated from the coding sequence ATGGCGATATTCCGGTCCAGCTTCTCGCTCAAGATCATGGTCGAAGAAGCGCGAAAACTTACCGAGCATGCTGGAGTGCATGAGCGGATTGACACTGTGCTGCGGATTATGGGCGAGGGCTACGGCGGAACTTACGGCAAGGGAAGACCGCTGGTGAACGCTCTGGAGGACGTGGCCCAAGCATGCCTGCTCCATGAAGAGTTCCCGCTTGCTCAGCGCTTCCAGAGATTCGCCGGGTACGCGGGCGGCAAACTCTTCCTCGACACCGTTGAGCACTACTACGACGCGAAGGCGCGGCAGCGGAGCGAAGAGTTCATGCGACGTATGGCTGCCATGGGCTCTGATCGAGCCGTGTCTGCCCTTGAAGCGCTATGCGCCGAGAATCCCGATGCGAGTGTCACCGACGCCCTTGCTCTCTTCCGCGGCATTGCCCGATCTACCAACCATCTGAGTATCGGAGACGGCGAGGGCGGAATCCAACTGCCCGCCAAGTACCTCAAACGACTTCAGCAGTTCGGGCATATGGAGCTGATCCTGCGAGATCTGCCCCGACCAGCCTCCGCTGAGACCGCCCGGATGATGAATGAGTTCCTGGAAGACGCAGACGCCGGAATGCTGGCTCAGCTCTTGGAGCTGCGGGCCAGGCGGGCTGGCCTCGCATCCCTGCGTGCCGCAGTAGACCGCCCCGATAGCTCTGAGACTGTCATCCATGCCTGTCTGAAGAACCAGGAGTGGATCTTCGGTGGTGCCTTCGTGTCTGAGCTGGCCCGTCGGCAGTACACACCGGACACCATTCTCGACATTCCGCTGCTGCGAGGGGATGGCTCCTTGCACGTGGTGGAACTCAAGCGCGCCAACATAGAGAAACTGGCTATCCGGCCCAGTGGTCAACTCATGCTGGGTGCCCCGGTCCACCACGCGGTCTCGCAGACGCAGAACTATCTACGGATCTTGGACGAGGGCCGTGAAACCATCCTTGCGCGGTACGGGGTCGACACGCGCAGAGCTTCCGCGACTGTCGTGATCGGACACTCGCAGTACGTCAGTGGAGGGGTCACACCTCAGGAGGTCGCTGACACGCTGCGGACCTACAACACGCATCTGGCACGTATCGAAGTGATCACCTACGAGACCTTGCTGGAGTCTGCGGAGCGGATGCTGGCGCTCTCGTCGGCTGAGCACGTCTCCGGCCAAGCTGAGGGATACACCGCATGA
- a CDS encoding serine hydrolase domain-containing protein, whose protein sequence is MTVINGEVAAGFEPVRDAFAANFAEREDIGAAVCVYQDGRPVVDLWAGVTYPDTGRPWERDTLQLVYSATKGATATAAHLLAQRGELDLDAPVAEYWPEFAANGKAEIPVRWLLSHQAGLVALDQPVPLDEALAWHPMAAALAAQRPQWAPGTAHGYHGRTWGWLVGEVIRRVSGRSPGRFFAEEIAAPLGLDFFIGLPARERNRLSRMVYRKPDVDLTTVPEESIPEELRDLVAAWRDPNSLSNRAYAVTDPANIDFDSPDVQAAELPSSNGIGTARGLARMYAALIGEVDGVRLFTPETLALATEEQASGQDQVMLVPSRFSTGYMLPTATIPMTGPSAFGHTGRGGSLGFADPERGTGFGYVMNHVIGGAGDMRATSLSEAARESLGLADH, encoded by the coding sequence ATGACGGTGATCAACGGTGAGGTAGCGGCAGGGTTCGAACCGGTACGGGACGCGTTCGCGGCGAACTTCGCCGAGCGCGAGGACATCGGCGCGGCGGTCTGCGTCTACCAGGACGGTCGGCCGGTGGTGGATCTGTGGGCCGGAGTCACCTATCCGGACACCGGTCGACCGTGGGAACGGGACACGCTCCAGCTCGTCTACTCGGCGACCAAGGGCGCGACCGCCACCGCAGCACATCTGCTGGCCCAGCGGGGGGAGCTGGACCTGGACGCACCAGTGGCCGAGTACTGGCCGGAGTTCGCCGCGAACGGCAAGGCGGAGATCCCAGTGCGCTGGCTGCTGTCCCACCAGGCCGGCCTGGTGGCCCTCGACCAGCCGGTACCGCTGGACGAGGCACTGGCCTGGCACCCCATGGCGGCGGCCCTGGCCGCCCAGCGCCCACAGTGGGCCCCGGGCACTGCGCACGGGTACCACGGCCGGACCTGGGGTTGGCTGGTCGGCGAGGTGATCCGCCGGGTGTCGGGGCGTTCACCGGGCCGCTTCTTCGCCGAGGAGATCGCCGCCCCGCTGGGGCTGGACTTCTTCATCGGCCTGCCGGCCAGAGAACGGAACCGGCTCAGCCGCATGGTGTACCGGAAGCCGGACGTCGACCTCACCACCGTGCCCGAGGAGTCGATCCCCGAGGAGCTGCGCGACCTCGTCGCCGCCTGGCGCGACCCGAACTCGCTCAGCAACAGGGCGTACGCGGTTACCGACCCCGCGAACATCGACTTCGACTCCCCCGATGTGCAGGCCGCGGAACTCCCCTCGTCCAACGGTATCGGCACCGCACGCGGGTTGGCGCGCATGTACGCCGCGTTGATCGGCGAGGTGGACGGAGTACGCCTGTTCACCCCGGAGACGCTGGCTTTGGCGACCGAGGAGCAGGCCAGCGGGCAGGACCAGGTGATGCTGGTGCCCAGCCGGTTCAGCACCGGATACATGCTGCCCACCGCGACTATCCCCATGACCGGCCCAAGCGCCTTCGGTCACACAGGCCGCGGGGGCTCACTCGGCTTCGCCGACCCGGAGCGTGGCACCGGCTTTGGCTACGTCATGAACCACGTCATCGGAGGAGCCGGCGACATGCGTGCTACATCGTTGTCCGAGGCAGCACGAGAATCGTTGGGGCTTGCAGATCATTAA